A genomic stretch from Sebastes fasciatus isolate fSebFas1 chromosome 23, fSebFas1.pri, whole genome shotgun sequence includes:
- the etv6 gene encoding transcription factor ETV6 isoform X3 encodes MNGKALLLLTKEDFRYRSPHSGDVLYELLQHILKQRKPHVFYPSAYFPGNSFHSLPESAAQHLKLEETVRRAPRGNEPLPQHPPTIELRHRSRSPHHQATRRSPPEPNHPRAANDDHLQTFSQLPDSNHHLPEEMYPLSVSPTAPNGRCATPREAPCPGSPGGQEAGPPRVIQLMPSAIMNPLLLSPSRSGGGGGAAMDFRHSRGGPPSQAALENGREGKVHGHHHQIQLSQQQQQQQQQQQQQQQQQHLLQQQEEALYRNHVIMPVSPPEEQQIPIGRIADCRLLWDYVYQLLSDSRYENYIRWEDTESKVFRIMDPNGLARLWGNHKNRTNMTYEKMSRALRHYYKLNIIRKEPGQRLLFRFMKTPDEIMNGQTDRLEHIESDTDEQIYIKEEC; translated from the exons GGGACGTCCTGTACGAGCTGCTGCAGCACATCCTGAAGCAGAGGAAGCCCCACGTGTTTTACCCGTCTGCCTACTTCCCCGGGAACTCCTTCCACTCGCTGCCTGAAAGCGCCGCGCAGCACCTCAAGCTTGAAG AAACGGTACGGCGGGCACCACGTGGTAATGAGCCGCTCCCCCAGCATCCACCAACCATCGAGCTGCGTCACCGCTCCCGCTCCCCCCACCATCAAGCCACCAGGCGGTCCCCTCCGGAGCCCAACCACCCCCGCGCCGCCAATGACGACCACCTCCAGACCTTCTCCCAGCTGCCCGACAGCAACCACCACCTGCCCGAGGAAATGTACCCTCTGTCGGTGTCCCCGACTGCGCCCAACGGCCGCTGCGCCACGCCGCGAGAAGCCCCCTGCCCGGGTAGCCCCGGGGGCCAGGAGGCGGGCCCTCCTCGCGTCATCCAGCTCATGCCCAGCGCCATCATGAACCCCTTGCTCCTCAGCCCGAGCAGGAGCGGCGGTGGCGGGGGTGCCGCCATGGACTTCAGGCACAGCCGCGGTGGGCCCCCGTCTCAGGCGGCGCTGGAGAACGGGCGCGAGGGGAAAGTGCACGGCCACCACCATCAGATACAGctgtcccagcagcagcagcagcagcagcagcagcagcagcagcagcagcagcagcagcatctactgcagcagcaggaggaggcgcTCTACAGGAACCATGTCATCATGCCCGTGTCTCCTCCAGAGGAGCAACAGATACCCATCGGACGGATAGCAG ACTGCAGGCTGCTGTGGGACTACGTCTACCAGCTCCTGTCAGACAGCAGGTACGAGAACTACATCCGTTGGGAGGATACAGAGAGCAAAGTCTTCCGCATCATGGACCCCAACGGCCTGGCCAGGCTCTGGGGCAATCAcaag AACAGGACCAACATGACGTACGAGAAGATGTCGCGAGCACTGAGACACtactacaaactgaacattatcaGGAAAGAGCCTGGGCAAAGACTTCTATTCAG GTTCATGAAAACTCCCGACGAGATAATGAACGGACAGACGGACCGGCTGGAGCACATAGAGTCCGACACAGACGAACAAATCTACATCAAAGAGGAATGCTGA